One window of the Anolis sagrei isolate rAnoSag1 chromosome 5, rAnoSag1.mat, whole genome shotgun sequence genome contains the following:
- the LOC132776238 gene encoding mesotocin receptor-like, which translates to MENFSFSQDNIRQRGQLLLHSFSNSTNVSALPERQPRDEQLAQVEIAVLGVIFMAAAVGNFILILVLWRSRTKLSRIYVFLLHLSLADLMVAFFLVLPQLFWKITDDFKGPDILCRTICYLQLLSMFASTYMIVVMAMDRCQAVCYPMTSFQKKGALWNVSICTSWFISLVFSVPQVFIFQKTEVSPGVFDCQANFIEPWGAKGYVTWISIAILFLPASLLIICHVMICRTVQMNMTSHHEFEMTNQKQMMPSQPSNANRMSKAMIKTIKMTVVIVVAYVFCWSPFFIAQLWTAWHPSDSRTEGPVIAILMLLANLNSCVNPWIYMYFFGQIPHCSKNKLNHTAAHEESTITGSINLGDKEAEDNITSV; encoded by the exons ATGGAGAATTTCTCATTTTCGCAAGATAACATCCGTCAACGTGGACAACTTTTACTTCACAGCTTTTCCAACTCAACAAATGTGTCTGCTCTGCCTGAAAGACAACCGAGAGATGAACAGTTAGCTCAAGTAGAAATTGCTGTACTTGGAGTCATATTTATGGCTGCAGCTGTGGGCAACTTTATCCTCATATTGGTTTTGTGGAGGAGTCGAACAAAACTGTCAAGAATATATGTGTTTCTGCTTCACCTGAGCCTTGCAGACCTGATGGTTGCATTTTTTCTAGTTCTTCCTCAGCTCTTTTGGAAAATTACAGATGATTTCAAGGGTCCAGACATCCTGTGCCGAACCATTTGTTATCTCCAGCTACTGAGCATGTTTGCCTCTACTTATATGATTGTTGTTATGGCAATGGACAGATGCCAAGCAGTGTGCTATCCTATGACATCTTTCCAAAAGAAGGGTGCCCTGTGGAATGTTTCTATCTGCACCAGTTGGTTTATCTCTCTGGTCTTTAGTGTTCCCCAAGTATTTATCTTTCAGAAGACAGAAGTATCACCAGGCGTATTTGATTGCCAAGCTAACTTCATTGAACCCTGGGGCGCAAAGGGTTATGTGACTTGGATTTCTATAGCTATTCTCTTTCTTCCTGCATCTCTTCTCATCATATGCCATGTTATGATCTGTAGAACAGTCCAAATGAATATGACAAGCCACCATGAATTTGAAATGACAAATCAGAAGCAAATGATGCCTTCCCAGCCAAGCAACGCAAACAGGATGTCAAAGGCTATGATCAAGACTATAAAGATGACAGTGGTGATAGTTGTGGCTTATGTCTTCTGTTGGTCACCTTTCTTCATTGCACAGTTGTGGACTGCATGGCACCCCAGTGATTCTAGGACTGAAG GTCCAGTAATAGCCATTCTTATGCTCCTAGCAAATCTCAATAGCTGTGTTAATCCATGGATTTATATGTACTTTTTTGGTCAAATACCACATTGTTCAAAAAACAAACTAAACCACACTGCAGCTCATGAAGAATCTACAATTACAGGCAGCATTAACCTGGGAGATAAAGAAGCTGAAGACAATATCACATCTGTGTAA